The following coding sequences are from one Perognathus longimembris pacificus isolate PPM17 chromosome 13, ASM2315922v1, whole genome shotgun sequence window:
- the LOC125361879 gene encoding cyclin-dependent kinases regulatory subunit 1-like, with translation MSINNGLNNHDISYNIDKTRDLVAGNSLVEPSCRIKIYYADKYDDDKELEYRHIMLPKDIDKLVPKTHLMSESEWRNLDVQQSQEWVHYMIHEPEPHILLFRRPLPNKPKR, from the exons ATGTCCATCAACAACGGATTAAACAATCATGACATATCCTACAACATTGATAAAA CTCGGGATCTCGTGGCTGGAAATTCACTGGTGGAGCCATCATGTCGCATAAAAATTTACTATGCAGATAAATATGACGACGACAAGGAGCTCGAATACCGGCATATCATGTTACCCAAGGACATAGACAAACTTGTGCCTAAAACTCATTTGATGTCTGAATCTGAATGGAGGAATCTTGATGTTCAACAGAGTCAAGAATGGGTACATTATATGATCCACGAACCAGAACCTCACATCTTGCTGTTCCGGAGGCCACTACCCAACAAGCCAAAGAGATGA